In Solanum lycopersicum chromosome 5, SLM_r2.1, the following are encoded in one genomic region:
- the LOC101247327 gene encoding transcription factor MTB2, translating to MTMLWSDEDKTMVAAVLGTKAFDYLMSSLVSAECSLMAMGSDENLQNMLSDLVERPNASNFSWNYAIFWQISRSKLGELVLGWGDGCCREAREGEESELTRILNIRLADEAQQRMRKRVLQKLHMFFGGTDEDNYVSGLDKVTDTEMFFLASMYFSFPRGQGGPGKCFTAGKHVWLSDVMRSSVDYCSRSFLMKSAGMQTVVLIPTDIGVMELGSVRTIPESLELVHSIKSCFSSFLAQVRAKQAAPLAAVVAEKKNGNNSVFPSSFPFDQSKENPKIFGQNLESGSTEFREKLALRKPVDGPLEMYRNGNRAPIINTQNGVRPVSWASFGNVKPGNSVDLYSPQAPPNNLREFVNGGREELRLNSLQHQKPGGMQIDFTNSRPVVSPVPTVESEHSDVEVSCKEKHAGPADERRPRKRGRKPANGREEPLNHVEAERQRREKLNQRFYALRAVVPNISKMDKASLLGDAIAHITDMQKRIRDAEYKLEKRGSTSVDAADINIEAASDEVIVRARCPLGTHPVAKVVEAFKETQVSVVESKLAVGNDTVYHTFVVKSSGPEQLTKEKLMAAFAGESNSL from the coding sequence ATGACTATGTTGTGGAGTGATGAGGATAAGACTATGGTGGCAGCGGTATTAGGAACAAAAGCTTTTGATTACTTGATGTCTAGTTTAGTTTCTGCTGAATGTTCTTTAATGGCAATGGGGAGTGATGAGAATTTGCAGAATATGCTATCAGATCTTGTGGAACGTCCGAATGCAAGTAATTTTAGTTGGAATTATGCAATTTTTTGGCAGATTTCGCGGTCTAAGTTGGGGGAGTTGGTGTTAGGATGGGGAGATGGTTGTTGTAGGGAAGctagggaaggagaggaatctGAACTTACTAGGATTCTCAATATACGCCTCGCGGATGAGGCTCAACAAAGGATGAGGAAGAGGGTTCTTCAGAAGTTGCATATGTTTTTTGGTGGAACAGATGAAGATAACTATGTGTCTGGATTGGATAAAGTCACTGATACTGAAATGTTCTTTCTTGCTTCAATGTACTTTTCGTTTCCTCGAGGGCAAGGTGGTCCGGGGAAATGTTTTACTGCTGGTAAACATGTGTGGTTATCGGATGTTATGAGGTCGTCTGTAGATTATTGTTCTAGGTCTTTTCTGATGAAGTCTGCTGGTATGCAAACAGTTGTTTTGATCCCAACTGATATAGGGGTTATGGAATTGGGATCTGTACGAACTATACCAGAAAGCTTGGAGCTTGTACATTCAATAAAATCTTGCTTCTCGTCGTTTTTGGCTCAAGTTAGGGCTAAGCAAGCGGCACCTTTAGCAGCAGTTGTAGCTGAGAAAAAGAATGGAAACAATTCTGTGTTTCCCAGCTCTTTTCCTTTTGATCAGTCAAAGGAAAATCCGAAGATCTTTGGGCAGAATTTAGAATCTGGTTCTACCGAGTTTAGGGAAAAACTTGCTCTCAGGAAACCGGTGGATGGGCCACTGGAAATGTATAGAAATGGAAACAGGGCTCCCATCATAAATACACAAAATGGTGTACGCCCCGTATCATGGGCTTCATTTGGTAATGTAAAGCCAGGGAACTCGGTGGATCTCTATAGTCCTCAGGCACCACCAAACAACTTACGAGAGTTTGTCAATGGTGGAAGAGAAGAGCTCCGGTTAAATAGCCTCCagcatcaaaagcctggtggaatGCAAATAGATTTCACCAACTCAAGACCCGTTGTTTCTCCAGTGCCCACTGTTGAATCGGAGCATTCAGATGTTGAAGTTTCATGCAAGGAAAAACATGCAGGACCAGCTGATGAAAGGAGGCCTCGAAAGCGTGGAAGAAAACCAGCCAATGGAAGGGAAGAGCCCCTCAATCATGTAGAAGCTGAGAGGCAACGGAGGGAGAAGCTGAACCAGCGGTTTTATGCATTACGAGCTGTTGTTCCAAATATTTCCAAAATGGACAAAGCTTCCCTCTTAGGAGATGCCATTGCTCACATCACTGACATGCAGAAGAGGATCAGGGACGCGGAATATAAGCTGGAAAAGCGAGGAAGCACCTCTGTGGATGCAGCTGATATCAACATTGAAGCCGCCAGTGATGAAGTCATCGTAAGAGCTAGATGCCCACTGGGAACCCATCCTGTAGCAAAAGTCGTTGAAGCGTTCAAAGAGACACAGGTCAGCGTTGTTGAGTCAAAACTTGCCGTGGGAAATGATACAGTATATCATACATTTGTGGTCAAGTCCAGTGGACCCGAACAGCTAACGAAGGAAAAGCTAATGGCTGCATTTGCTGGTGAATCAAACTCTCTCTAG